TTGACCCAGGCAGCACCTGGTCCCGTAACAATCACACGTGCCACACCGGCGTCATTCTTAGCGCGTCTTTCAACCATGATTTTCGACGCAACAACGAGGCTGACGGGATAAAGAATCAACGGCACCAGAATGCCGACGCACAAAGTACGCCAGTCTCTGACTGTTTCCTTAAACTCCTTGCGGAAGACTGTAAAAATTTCAGACGAATTCACTGCCGGCGTCCTGAACTATTGCGAGAAATATGTCTTCCAAATAATGCTTGCCGGTTTTCTCACGGAGCTCATCGAGACGCCCGAGTGCAAAAATCTTGCCCTTATAAACAATGGCGATGCGGTCACATAACTTTTCAGCTTCACTCATAATGTGCGTCGACAGCAGAACACATTTTCCACTTTCTTTACAGCCTTGAATAAACTGATGCATCGATTGAATGGCCAGCACATCCAGTCCACTTGTAGGTTCATCCAGAACCACAACTGGCGGATCGTGAACTACGGCTCTTGCGATCGAGACCTTTTGTTTCATGCCGGTTGAGAGCTTCTCGCAGCGTGTATCTGCAAACGATTCGATGTGAAGCATTTTGATCACCTGGTCAACCCGGCTATTAACAGCTTGCGCGGGATATTTACTGA
This portion of the Candidatus Melainabacteria bacterium genome encodes:
- a CDS encoding ABC transporter ATP-binding protein, yielding MTVEVSHLTKHFYDPKRGDFAAVDDISFSCDHGEILGLLGPNGAGKTTTMRMIGTILTPDSGTVKVEGFDAAEAPTEVRRCLGFLSAESGLYERLTPREILVYFAQLSKYPAQAVNSRVDQVIKMLHIESFADTRCEKLSTGMKQKVSIARAVVHDPPVVVLDEPTSGLDVLAIQSMHQFIQGCKESGKCVLLSTHIMSEAEKLCDRIAIVYKGKIFALGRLDELREKTGKHYLEDIFLAIVQDAGSEFV